ACCGGCGAGCTAATCACAGCTTGCTTTATCAAATGTTCCACCCATGAGCGGTTACGCATCACACGATCGGTGATGAACGCACCATTCTGCAGCAACCATGTTGCTGAGTGCTCCTTAGAAAGGAGGTGATCCAGCCGCACCTTCCGGTACGGCTACCTTGTTACGACTTAGTCCTAATCACCAGTCCCACCTTCGACGGCTCCCTCCACAAGGGTTAGGCCACCGGCTTCGGGTGTTACCGACTTTCATGACTTGACGGGCGGTGTGTACAAGGCCCGGGAACGTATTCACCGCAGCGTTGCTGATCTGCGATTACTAGCGACTCCGACTTCATGGGGTCGAGTTGCAGACCCCAATCCGAACTGAGACCGACTTTTTGGGATTCGCTCCACCTCGCGGTATCGCAGCCCTTTGTATCGGCCATTGTAGCATGCGTGAAGCCCAAGACATAAGGGGCATGATGATTTGACGTCATCCCCACCTTCCTCCGTGTTGACCACGGCAGTATCCCATGAGTTCCCACCATAACGTGCTGGCAACATAGGACGAGGGTTGCGCTCGTTGCCGGACTTAACCGAACATCTCACGACACGAGCTGACGACAACCATGCACCACCTGTAACCGAGTGTCCAAAGAGTTCTGTATCTCTACAGCGTTCTCGGTTATGTCAAGCCTTGGTAAGGTTCTTCGCGTTGCATCGAATTAATCCGCATGCTCCGCCGCTTGTGCGGGCCCCCGTCAATTCCTTTGAGTTTTAGCCTTGCGGCCGTACTCCCCAGGCGGGGAACTTAATGCGTTAGCTACGACACAGAACCCGTGGAACAGGCCCTACATCTAGTTCCCAACGTTTACGGCATGGACTACCAGGGTATCTAATCCTGTTCGCTCCCCATGCTTTCGCTCCTCAGCGTCAGTAGCGGCCCAGAGATCTGCCTTCGCCATCGGTGTTCCTCCTGATATCTGCGCATTCCACCGCTACACCAGGAATTCCAATCTCCCCTACCGCACTCTAGCTTGCCCGTACCCACTGCAGGCCCGGGGTTGAGCCCCGGGATTTCACAGCAGACGCGACAAGCCGCCTACGAGCTCTTTACGCCCAATAATTCCGGACAACGCTTGCACCCTACGTATTACCGCGGCTGCTGGCACGTAGTTAGCCGGTGCTTTTTCTGCAGGTACCGTCACTTTCGCTTCTTCCCTACTAAAAGAGGTTTACAACCCGAAGGCCGTCATCCCTCACGCGGCGTTGCTGCATCAGGCTTGCGCCCATTGTGCAATATTCCCCACTGCTGCCTCCCGTAGGAGTCTGGGCCGTGTCTCAGTCCCAGTGTGGCCGGTCACCCTCTCAGGCCGGCTACCCGTCGTCGCCATGGTGAGCCATTACCTCACCATCTAGCTGATAGGCCGCGAGTCCATCCAGAACCGATAAATCTTTCCACCTACACACCATGCGGTGATAGGTCGTATCCAGTATTAGACACCGTTTCCAGTGCTTATCCCAGAGTTCAGGGCAGGTTACTCACGTGTTACTCACCCGTTCGCCACTCTTCCACCCAGCAAGCTGGGCTTCATCGTTCGACTTGCATGTGTTAAGCACGCCGCCAGCGTTCGTCCTGAGCCAGGATCAAACTCTCCGTAAAAAATTACATGCCCACACACACAGCGGAATAAGCCATGCAAGCGAGCGAGTTTAACCTGACAACAGAAACTCATCAATACTGACGAAATTTCTTTGTTATCCAAAAAAGGAATCTCCAACACCAAACCAGAAAGCTTGATGCCGGGGATAATAAATTGGCATTTGACAATTTAAGTGCACACTATTGAGTTCTCAAGATCCAGACACTCACCGTACTCACCCTGAGGCTTTCCGAAGAGCAACTTTTCTATCTTAGACCACCCAGACGCTTTCCCGCAAATCCGTGCCGGCAGCATTCCTGCTACCACCCGAACCCGCCCGGACACATTCCGAAGAACAGTCACATCGAGGTGAAGATGAATCCCATTTTCCCTACCCGCTTTACAAACCAAACTGCGGTTCAAGTGGGGGTGTTGTGTGAGAGATCCTTGCAGCCAGTCGCGATTTCCGCGCCGGCCAACAGATGAATACATTACGCGGGAAACACGCAACACACAAATCGGCGTTCGTTCGACTCTCAAGAACCCAATGAACACAACGAAGTGCCCTCATTGTCGGGCGTGGCGGATCTCTCCTTGGTCACCGCTTCGGCCTGGGTGTATCTGGCCGGGTCGTCCAGCGAACATACATGGCGCCAACCGCTATAGCTCCGACGAATCCAGCGGCCCACCACGGGAACCCAGGAAGGCCCGACGGGGTACCCGCCGCCGCAATGTCTTTCACTGGTGTGGGAGTAATGCGCTCGCCCGTCACGAGAATGCGGTGACTGTTCACCCCGAGTGGGGTGCAGGTAATAAGCGTGACAAGGTCGCGGCCGGCGACTTGGTGGAGCGTCTCGGTCTGATCGGGCTCCACAACGAGTATCTCCGTGACCCTGTACGTCAGCACCTCACCGAACGTCTCTAGCGTGAAGGTGTCACCGTTCTTCACCCGGTCAAGGTCGGTGAACATCCGTGAGCTCGCGAGCCCCCGGTGACCTGTGATGACTGAACGGGTGCTCCGCCCCCCGACAGGAAGCGACGTGCCCTCAAGGTGCCCTAAGCCACGCAGCAATGTGTCATCATCAGTGCCGTGGGCGATCGGCAGATCTACGTTGATCGTCGGTATTCGCAATCGTGACATCACGCCACTCGGAGTTTTGAGCTGCGCACGGTAGTCCTGCGGCAGCCCACTCATTTCGCCGTTGCCCACCGCCACATTCACACCAGCGGCAAGCAGTGCGCCCGCTGACAGCGCCTCGTTGTATGCCCGAGCAGCGGTGAGCTGAGTCGCGACATCGGGTTTGACCTCGTCTATCTCCGCGTCATATAGGCCGACCAGCGAGGACTGGTTCACCTGCGAGAACCAGGACGCTGTGGTTGGGTACAGCAGCACACTCACCCCGAGAAGCCAGCAGGTCAGCGTTAACCAAGCGCTCACGCTGACACGTCGTCGTGCCAGCCTCGAGCCGCGCGTACGGTCGCGGCGCAGCGCTTCGGGCCCCCGTGCAGTTTCATCGTCAGAGTGATCGGCTGGCTGGGTCACGCAGCTTCCCTTCCATGGGGTAAGACAGGGTATCGCCGGCTCGGCGCGAGGGGTGGGGGCGCACCGAACCGGCGAGTCTAGGGGCGGATGGGCGACACTCGGCCGCCCACCCGGGAGGCTACGCCTGGCTCTACTGGCGGCGGCGTGCGACGAGCACGGATCCTGCCGCAACCGAGACGAGCGCGAGGCCACCGATGACCATCAGGATCTGGCCTGCGCCACCGGTGAGGGGCAGCTCAGGGACTTCCTGCTGCTTGTTGGCAATCTCCTTCGAGACCACAGTAACCTCGCCGGCCTTCACAATGACCTCGGACTTGGCGGCGTCACCCGTAGGCAGAACGAACCCATTCGGGGCCTTCGTCTCAACGAGCACGTAGCAACGCTCCTGAAGACCGTTGGTCATGGTGCCGCCGTTGAGCTCATCGTCGCCGATCCAGAGACCGGGGATGGAGATCTCGCCGTTGGCTGCCGACGTAACGGTGTAAGCGCTTCCGTCTGCCTTGGTCACCGGAACGAGGTCAGCGTCTGCGAGGCAGTCAGCTGCCTTGTTGCTCATGAGTACGGTGAACTCGGCCCCCTGCAGGCCCTTGCCGCTCTTGTCGGCGTCGACTTTCTTGAGGAGCGCGCCGCCCCAGCGCGTCCACACCTCGTTGGTCGGGGTGCCCGGGTTTCCGTCGCCATCCACGTCGAGGTCGTTAACGTTAACGCCCGCCTGGTTGGCGATCTCGCCGTTTCCCAGTGACTCTACGGTTGCAACGAAGTCAACCTTGACGACTTCACCGGCCTTCAGCGTTGCCTTCGCCCCGGTGAGGGTTACGGTCAGCGTGTGCTGAACGGGCGTGCCGCCGGTCGTCCACGCAGCGGTGTAGTCGGTTCCTTCAACCAGGGGCCGACCGTCGATCGATACGACCGGCGCCACGCTGCCCGACAGGCGGGGATCAAGCGTGTCGGTGATGATGAACTTCGTGTAGACGTCGCCGTCGACGGCCGGTGCCTTCTGAGAGATCGAGTAGTTCACGTCTGCGCCGAGTACAAATCCATTGTTCGGCTGGTTCTGGATCGTCTTCGTGGGCAGATCACCAACGTCGTTCTTCGGGTACAGGTTCACGTCGTAAACCCAGGTGCCATCGCCCTCGCCCGTGTTGATGCCAGGGGTCGGCAGGGTCACGATGAACGGCTCAGAAAGCTTGGTGACGGTTGCCGGAGCAGACTTCTCGCGAACGAGGTATGCGCCGAGCGGCAGGTCGCCGCTCTTCGCGATGCCGCCAACCGTTGCGGGCAGCTCAGTGCAGCCGGTGAGCGAGAGCGAGCCAAGCGCAGCGCCGGATCGCGCCGCGACGAGGTCCGCGCTCGATACGGCCTTCAACGTGTCCCAGCCAGCGTTGGTGCCGCTGAGCAGGTCAACACCGTTGATCGAGCAGTACTCGAACACGACGCCGTCGATCGGCTTCGACGTCGGGTTCGTTCCGGTACCGCCAGGGTTCTGGGCCCCGCCACCGGGGTTCTCAAACTTGTGGACAGTCAGCGACCCGAGGCGCTCGGCGTCAATGTTGTCCGCCTGAGCGGCGGAGCCACCGACGAGAATCCCGAGGACCCCGACGGCGAGCGCCGCGGAGGCCGCAATGCCGCGGCGCAACGCGCGCGGGGCAGTGTTCTGAGACATGGGTATTCCTTTCTGAACTACCGTTGTTCGGCAGGTTGGCACCGGGGGCGGCGTCTCCGCCCCCGGAAGTGAGTTGGTTAGATAAGTCGACGTGCTCTGACCGAGCGCACTGCAAATACGCACATCAGTACGAGGAATGCTCCGCCGCCAAGCATGAAAAGGAAGGTCCCTACACCGCCGGTGAGCGGGAGTTCAGGTACCTCGACCTGGTGATTCACGATGCCCTCCAGATCCACCGCGGTATCCCCCACGACGGTGACTTCAATTGGCGTATCGAGCTTCACGAACCCAGCCGGAGCCTGCGTCTCCACGAGGTGGTAGGTGCCTGGCGGTACATTCGTGAGCCTGAACTTTCCGGCGAGCGGGTCAGTGTCGTGACCGGCACATTCCTCAGCAGAGTCGGCGACACAGTCGCTCAGTGACATCACGGATCCGCCGGGAACTGGCTTCCCTGCTGAGTCGACCGGCACAAGATCCCAGTTGGAGCCCGCGAGACGCGTTCCAGCTGTATCCACCTTCTCCCAGGACAGATCTACTCCGGGTTTGAAGTTCGCAATCGTGCCGAGCTCGTACGTCCAACTGTCTCGGTCCAGATTGCCCTCACCAAGCGTGAACCTGATGGGCTGGCTGGCGAGCACGAAGCCCGAGGGGGCTTTGGTCTCAACAAGCTCGTACGTGCCCCACGGAATAGCGCTGAGAGTGAACTTGCCAGCGGCCGGATCGCGATCTTCACCACAAGTTCCTCCAGTGCAGTCAACGATCGTGCGCGGCCACTCACCAGGGGGCATTATGCCCCCCTGCGGAACAACAGGCGTAAGGGTCCACTCCGAACCGGCGAGGAGCGTCGTGGCATTCGCGCCATCTACCTTTTTCCATGCGAGGTCGGGCGTGAGCTGCAGTCCAACCCGCTGTGCCTCACTCGGAAGCATGGGAACGCCGTTCGAAGTACGCTTCGCGGCAATGGCGACGTTGTTCCATGCGGTGCCAGTCAGGTCGCCGCCAGAAGCAACGGCTGGGAAGGTGCCCGTGTAGGTGTCGCCGGGCGACCAGACCATGGCGTCAAAGTCGAGGCGGATCGCGGTGACGGATGCCCAGTCTCCCGCAACGTCAGTTGCCCAATCATTCGTGCAGTTCGCAGGCGCACTGGTGAGTGTGCCCGTGCCCTTGCCAGCGAGTTCGCCTCGGCAGGGTTCGGTGGCTTTCGAGTACTGCACCGTGGCGCCTGCAGGCAGCCCGGTAACGGGGCCAGTCATCCGGACGTTGAACTCTGAACCTCGCGCGTCTGCGCCGGGCTTCGCGCCGTGGTCACCCACGCGCGGCAGCATGTCGTAGACCACCACGTCACGCATATCAACGTTGCCGGTGTTCCTCACCGGAATGCGGTAGGTAGCCTCGCCATCGCGGTCTGTCGAACCGATACCGGGGGCGGGGATGAACTCGTTGTCGCGGGTGCCGCGCACCTCCTTTACGGAATTCATTCCTGGCCCTTCGACCACGGTGTACGGTTTCTTACCGCGACAGCCGGTGTCGGCGTCGGGGCCCTGCACGGCGTTATTGAAGCTCAGGTCGGCCCAGCTCTTCTGGGGGTCAAGTATCTTCGGGTCGGCATAGCTCCCCGGGCTTTCGCACACCAGGTACCCGGTCGCCGCTTCCTTCGCCTGCACAAGCATGTAGTTCTCGTAGGTATTGACTGGGGTGTTGTCGCGCACTCGCGCATCAAAGCCGATCTCGACCTGGTCGTTCAGCGCGAGCCCGCCGCCCTCCGGCACATTCGGGAAGTCGATAACCACCTGGGTACGGGTCACTCCGCCAACCACCACGTCCCTCAAGGTGAGACGAGGCTCGCCGAGCTTCGCGAGGACCGCCTCGGCGGCGGCGCCGCTCTTGCCCGACACGTTGAGGTACACAGGATTACTCGGGTCCTTCGGCGAATACACGAGGTTCGCTGGAAGGATCTCGGTGATGGTGGGGGTAAAGGTATATGGCCTGCCGGTAGACACCTGCCCGTACCAGTTATCGCGCTGCGTGACGACCTCGACGCGCACGGGGTCTCCGGGTTCGAGCGAAGGCTGGTTCCCCTTCATGCCGTCGTCCGTCACGACGTCGGGGTTATACATGCGCTTCTCGGCGTAGACGTTCACCGGGTCGCGTGCCACCCGCGTGTACCCGCAGCGTCCCTCCTTATTCGAATCGACGACGGAACCATTTCTCGTCATCGAACCGCCGTTCCAGCGCACGGTATTGTCCGCCGTGCAGTTCTCGATGGTCACCCAGAGCGGGTGCTGCGAAGCGGGTGTGACGCCGGCCTGCGGGGTCTGCCCTACAGTCTCCACTTCCCCACTAGTCATGAAGTGTGGCTGGTAGACACCATCGCGCACCGCATCCGAATTATCGAGCGGAATGTCATTGCTCACGCTACCGAAGAGGAAAAGGCTTCCCTTCGTTCCGCCCTTCACCGGGTTCTCGTCAAGCCAGAACTTGGTGATCCACTCTCCGGCGCCCATAGAAATCGGCTGCCCTGCATCCAGACCATCGCAGAACCGCATCGAGCTATCGCCCGCAACCATGCCCTCTGCGATTGTGCAGACTCCGACCCTGCCTTGGTTCGTCTGCCAGTTCACCTTCAGCTCAGACATGCTGCCGTTTGAGCCGAAGGAGACATCACGATACGCCGGGGTGGCACACGAGATATCGTTTGTATCGGTCGGCGAAGTCCACCCACAGGGCAGCATGTCGACGAGCGACCAGGTTCCTCGTGCGTTGCCCGTTCCCGCGATCGAGTAGTCGTGAAGGTAGCCGCGAACGTAGTCTCCCCCGGCAAAGGTTCCACCGCGCCATAGCTGCCGCGAGGCCTTGTTCGACTGCGCATAGGAGATGCCCTTCTGCACCGTGAACTCGCCGTCTGCACCGATCTGCAGGTAGTGCGTCACGCTTGTCTCGTCTGAGAGGGGCGCGCCCGTTGCCCAAGTCTTCGCAGTGACCGCGACCTCGTTGGTCTGCGGGAGCTGCTGGTTTGCATCGTTGGTGAAACGATCCTCAGGGAAGTTCACCGTCACGAGAAGCGTCTTCCCGAAGGTGGACGGGTCACATTTGGCTTGACCGTTCTCGACCTTGGCGGTCTTCCCGAGATCCCAGGTAACGGTGTGGGTAGCTGCATCGTAGACGCC
Above is a window of Leucobacter aridicollis DNA encoding:
- a CDS encoding class C sortase — protein: MSAWLTLTCWLLGVSVLLYPTTASWFSQVNQSSLVGLYDAEIDEVKPDVATQLTAARAYNEALSAGALLAAGVNVAVGNGEMSGLPQDYRAQLKTPSGVMSRLRIPTINVDLPIAHGTDDDTLLRGLGHLEGTSLPVGGRSTRSVITGHRGLASSRMFTDLDRVKNGDTFTLETFGEVLTYRVTEILVVEPDQTETLHQVAGRDLVTLITCTPLGVNSHRILVTGERITPTPVKDIAAAGTPSGLPGFPWWAAGFVGAIAVGAMYVRWTTRPDTPRPKR
- a CDS encoding SpaH/EbpB family LPXTG-anchored major pilin — encoded protein: MSQNTAPRALRRGIAASAALAVGVLGILVGGSAAQADNIDAERLGSLTVHKFENPGGGAQNPGGTGTNPTSKPIDGVVFEYCSINGVDLLSGTNAGWDTLKAVSSADLVAARSGAALGSLSLTGCTELPATVGGIAKSGDLPLGAYLVREKSAPATVTKLSEPFIVTLPTPGINTGEGDGTWVYDVNLYPKNDVGDLPTKTIQNQPNNGFVLGADVNYSISQKAPAVDGDVYTKFIITDTLDPRLSGSVAPVVSIDGRPLVEGTDYTAAWTTGGTPVQHTLTVTLTGAKATLKAGEVVKVDFVATVESLGNGEIANQAGVNVNDLDVDGDGNPGTPTNEVWTRWGGALLKKVDADKSGKGLQGAEFTVLMSNKAADCLADADLVPVTKADGSAYTVTSAANGEISIPGLWIGDDELNGGTMTNGLQERCYVLVETKAPNGFVLPTGDAAKSEVIVKAGEVTVVSKEIANKQQEVPELPLTGGAGQILMVIGGLALVSVAAGSVLVARRRQ
- a CDS encoding MSCRAMM family protein, which gives rise to MTAARRKGRRSKWTAGIIGAVLSALVVLTGVGGPALAAGNDLTVDIHPAPTDVEVTAGETVTFEVQWQCGGVSNGCSGASLEVPVPLGQPGNMQFAVTSFTPVRFGTPAQTFPVGVVGTGADRKIVWHFPATMAGANTGTVTFTLQTENWVTPDGTAMTPTATFSANSQSVEETSEPAVVRSAADIQVVKTKFAPQEDPYVGSDATYEVKVGYPQQWNASGGFTPYSNMCNTLGLWAMEDVKVTDTLPPRTVFQSASAGGVYDAATHTVTWDLGKTAKVENGQAKCDPSTFGKTLLVTVNFPEDRFTNDANQQLPQTNEVAVTAKTWATGAPLSDETSVTHYLQIGADGEFTVQKGISYAQSNKASRQLWRGGTFAGGDYVRGYLHDYSIAGTGNARGTWSLVDMLPCGWTSPTDTNDISCATPAYRDVSFGSNGSMSELKVNWQTNQGRVGVCTIAEGMVAGDSSMRFCDGLDAGQPISMGAGEWITKFWLDENPVKGGTKGSLFLFGSVSNDIPLDNSDAVRDGVYQPHFMTSGEVETVGQTPQAGVTPASQHPLWVTIENCTADNTVRWNGGSMTRNGSVVDSNKEGRCGYTRVARDPVNVYAEKRMYNPDVVTDDGMKGNQPSLEPGDPVRVEVVTQRDNWYGQVSTGRPYTFTPTITEILPANLVYSPKDPSNPVYLNVSGKSGAAAEAVLAKLGEPRLTLRDVVVGGVTRTQVVIDFPNVPEGGGLALNDQVEIGFDARVRDNTPVNTYENYMLVQAKEAATGYLVCESPGSYADPKILDPQKSWADLSFNNAVQGPDADTGCRGKKPYTVVEGPGMNSVKEVRGTRDNEFIPAPGIGSTDRDGEATYRIPVRNTGNVDMRDVVVYDMLPRVGDHGAKPGADARGSEFNVRMTGPVTGLPAGATVQYSKATEPCRGELAGKGTGTLTSAPANCTNDWATDVAGDWASVTAIRLDFDAMVWSPGDTYTGTFPAVASGGDLTGTAWNNVAIAAKRTSNGVPMLPSEAQRVGLQLTPDLAWKKVDGANATTLLAGSEWTLTPVVPQGGIMPPGEWPRTIVDCTGGTCGEDRDPAAGKFTLSAIPWGTYELVETKAPSGFVLASQPIRFTLGEGNLDRDSWTYELGTIANFKPGVDLSWEKVDTAGTRLAGSNWDLVPVDSAGKPVPGGSVMSLSDCVADSAEECAGHDTDPLAGKFRLTNVPPGTYHLVETQAPAGFVKLDTPIEVTVVGDTAVDLEGIVNHQVEVPELPLTGGVGTFLFMLGGGAFLVLMCVFAVRSVRARRLI